Genomic DNA from Mus caroli chromosome 8, CAROLI_EIJ_v1.1, whole genome shotgun sequence:
ttaattccagcattcaggaggcagaggaaggctgatctctgagtctgaggctaccctggtctacagaatagtttcagggggctggtgagatggctcagtgggtaagagcaccctactgctcttcggaaggtccgaagttcaaatcccagcaaccacatggtggctcacaaccatccataatgagatctgactccctcttctggagtgtctgaagacagctacaNTNNANtgtacttatatataataaaaaataaataaatcttaaaaaaaaaaaaagaatagtttcaGGACTGCAGGTGCCAGctctacacagagagaccttgttttCAACAACCACAACAACTACGAAAGCacggtggtacaggcctttagtcccagcatttcggaggcaggtggatttcttcagctggggccagcctggtttatgtagcATTCAAAACTAGCCAGGGCTATGGTGGTTCAGGCCAGTAATTCCAAACtttaggaggtagaaacaggaggctCAGGTGTCAAGGCCCCAGCCACATAGTCAAATCTGTGGAAGAGTGCTCAGCAAATGCTGTAGTCCTGGCTTTTCACAATCTAAGTGATTCCTCGGTCAGCATCATGAGCAGACCGGACAGGGAGAGGGTGCAGAAAACATTGTGATTAAGTTAGCAAGGGTGACCCAGCTGGGGTGGCCCATTCACTGgggatcccagcacttgtgatgCTGGTACTGGAGAATGGTAAGTTATAGGTTAGCCCGGGCCACAGAGTGAGAGCttgccaaaaaacaaaagcaggagggcaggggtggtggtggctggagagatggttcagtggttataagcacctcttgcagaggccctgacttcaggtcccagcacccgcATAGTGCttataactacctgtaactccaactcctgGGATCTAACACTTATGGGTGTCTGCACAGCCTGCATCTGATACATGCAAACtggcataggcacacacacacagatacacattaaaaaaaaaaaaaaaaggtaaaagctGGAGACTGGCTCATagttataatcccagcattccttcaGGAGGCTGAGCAAAAgttgagagttccaggccaatctgagctacaatgagatcctgtcttaaaaaaagagaggggctggtgagatggctcagtagttaagagcaccgactgttcttctgaaggttctgagttcaaattccggcaaccacatggcggctcacaaccatctgtaacaaaatctgatgcccgcTTCTGGAGTATccgaggacagctacagtgtacttacatataataaataaataaatcttttttaaaaaacataataacaataacaataaaagtaaaatattatttaaaaaaaagagagaagggacgATAAGATGACTCAGCCTGTAAGGGTGCTTGCTCCCAAGCTCACCGCCCTGAGTTTGACCTCCAAATCCCATCTGGTGGAAGGAGAAGCTCCCACACACTGTCCTGTCCTTTACTTGCATGCTGTGCCATGTGCTCGTGCATTTACACGTATGTACGACGTACTTGAGCACCTCTGTGATTTGAACACTTGGGCggtaaagacaggaagatcaggagttcaagggtaAGCCACAGTGTTAAGAGGTCagagaaggatggggagggggggaacCAGGAAAAATTGTTGCATTGTTGCATGCTTTAAAATTGCTGCATTCTTTAAAATTGCTGCATGCTTTTAAAAAGccttccagaagcagaggcaggggcaggcagatatcagggagttccaggccagccaggagcacgtaatgagatcctgtctaaaaaacagAACGGGGAAAGGAAAGAATTGGTCGGGTCCAGGCACACAAGTGCTGCACAAACATACACGCAGGCAAGACCTTCGAAAACGTTAAAAGAGTTGTAGAGCACTGatggaaaagaaatagaaagacagaTTTGTTCCTGATTCAGAAcctgaataaaaaacaaaacaaaacaaagccccagAAGTTGGAGTGCCTTAGAAGTCACGTGACAGCCAATGCCCAAGGGAGAGGCGTGTCCACGGGTGAAGCCTTTCCGGAGCTGAGTCCTCCAGAAGCCGGAGGACGGGGCGGGGCGGACATTGGAGGGGGCTGGGTCCGCTTGTGGGACAACTTCATATGAAGCCCCGCCTCCGTATCGGGCCTGGCGGGCTTCGTCTCCACCCTTGCGAAGCCGGGACCCAGATCTCTTCGGTTTTTAGGGGAAGTTAATCTGAATCTCGTGACCCGGCTGACCCGGGTCTTTCAGAGTCCATTGCTGTCGCCTCATGGCAACACCGAGGTCGCTGCTTCTGGCTGCGCTGCTGTGGGTCCCTGCCGAAGCCCTGAGCTGCTATGGGGACTCCGGGCAGCCTGTGGATTGGTAAGTAAGTAGTTGCGGTACTGTCCCCCGCACACTGCCTGGGGACCGGCGCGGGAATCCACAAAACCTCAGATTCCTTCTCTCCCCGGACCTCCAGGTTCGTGGTATACAAGCTGCCGGCTCACAGCGGGTCTAGGGATACTCCAAGGGGTCTGACGTATAAATACATGGACCAGAACTCCGAGGGTTGGCAAGACGGTGTAGGGTACATCAACAGCTCGGAGGGAGCCGTGGGCCGCAGCTTGCAGCCATTGTACCGAAAGAACTCCAGCCAGGTGACTTGAGTGCTGTCGGAACCCGGGCCGGGACACTGTGGTGGGTCCCACGGGGAAGGGAGGGTAGTTACATAGCCTCTGTGCATTCTCCTAGCTGGCCTTTCTACTCTACAACGACCAACCTCCTAAATCCAGCTCAGCTCGGGACTCTACCGGCCATGGGCATACGAAGGGTGAGAGGCTTGGACTGGTGGTCGTGGAGCCTCCCTGAATTGTAAAGTTTACCCTAACTAACCTTTGGCCTGATGAAGGGTGGGGATTTGCCCTGCCACTGACCTCCGTTTCCCGCCCTAAGACCCCAGCCATTTGAGGCCCTGTTCCTGCTTGCAGGTGAGCTAGCTTGACCTCTTCCTTCTGGTTCAGGTGTCCTGCTCCTGGATCAAGAAGGGGGCTTCTGGCTGGTCCACAGCGTGCCTCGCTTCCCACCCCCTGCGTCCTCTGGTGCATACACCTGGCCTCCTAATGCTCAAACCTTCGGCCAGACCCTACTCTGTGTGTCCCTCCCGTTCACTCAGTTTGCAAGGATTGGTGAGTTGAATCACTGAAAAGCCAAGCCTCAAACTCCTTTGAGGAACCAGTCTCACAGGGCTCCCTCGCCTTGTCTTTTAGGCAAGCAGCTAACCTACACCTATCCCCTTGTCTATGACCACAAGCTGGAAGGCTTCTTCGCTCAGAAATTACCTGACCTAGAGACGGTGATCAAGAACCGCCATGTCCTCCGTGAGCCCTGGAATAGCAGTGTAATACTCACTTCCCAAGCTGGGGCCACCTTCCAGAGCTTTGCCAAATTTGGAAAATTTGGAGATGGTAAGCCTTGAtgttgaggggtggggggagagcacTTTCGTTGTAGAAGGGGGTCCCTAATATCCCCAGGCCTGCGGGCAATCGCATTTAGAGCCCAGATGTCTTTGGGAGTCATATTACAGTAATAACTACGAGCAGTAAACAGCCAGCAGACGGGTTGGGCGGGTGATACATATCTGTGACCTCAGCACTGTGGGGGCTGAGATGGAAGTTTGAAGTCAGCCAACAGACCTAGGTTCAAATGTTGGTTTCTGGATGTGTAATATACGATACGACCTGAGCCTGTTTGCTCATCTGAAAAATTAGGATATTAAGGGTTCCCTTAGTGGGTTGTGAAATAACACACAATTGTTTGGTAAGGATTCCctttgggggcgggggcaggccctcactgtgtatccctgactggtctggaactctcagAGAGCCATCTGCCTCTACTGTCTCAGCGCAGACTTTAAAGGCTCGAGCCTCCATGCCCAGCCTATGTTTTTGTATAAGACCTCTCTGTACATTCCAGGCTAGACTCCATTTGGGAGCCTCTTATTCCAGCTTCTGAGTGTTAGGACTGCAGGTGTAACCTGAAGAGTGACCTGACCTGTTAATAGGGGCTGTTTAGGTTCACGTCATTCCAAAAGTAGACATTTGAGCTGAGTAGGAAGCCGTACCGAGGAATGCACCAGTGTCCCTCACCTCATCCTTCCTTCCCCGGCAGACCTGTACTCCGGATGGTTGGCAGAAGCCCTTGGCACCAACCTACAGGTCCAGTTCTGGCAAAATTCTCCAGGCATCCTGCCTTCCAACTGCTCTGGAGCCCATCAAATTCTGGATGTGACTCAAACAGGATTCCCTGGCCCATCTGGACCAACTTTCAGTGCCACAGAGGACCACTCCAAATGGTGTGTGGCCCCTCAAGGGCCCTGGGCCTGTGTGGGTGACATGAATAGGAACAAAGCAGAGACACACCGAGGTGGGGGCACAGTATGCACCCAACTGCCTTCCTTTTGGAAGGCCTTCCAGTCCCTGGTGAAAGACTGGAAACCCTGTATAGAGGGGAGCTGACTGAAGGCCACCGGAGCAAAGGACTAAGACTCCGAAGTCTA
This window encodes:
- the Dnase2 gene encoding deoxyribonuclease-2-alpha, whose amino-acid sequence is MATPRSLLLAALLWVPAEALSCYGDSGQPVDWFVVYKLPAHSGSRDTPRGLTYKYMDQNSEGWQDGVGYINSSEGAVGRSLQPLYRKNSSQLAFLLYNDQPPKSSSARDSTGHGHTKGVLLLDQEGGFWLVHSVPRFPPPASSGAYTWPPNAQTFGQTLLCVSLPFTQFARIGKQLTYTYPLVYDHKLEGFFAQKLPDLETVIKNRHVLREPWNSSVILTSQAGATFQSFAKFGKFGDDLYSGWLAEALGTNLQVQFWQNSPGILPSNCSGAHQILDVTQTGFPGPSGPTFSATEDHSKWCVAPQGPWACVGDMNRNKAETHRGGGTVCTQLPSFWKAFQSLVKDWKPCIEGS